A window from Festucalex cinctus isolate MCC-2025b chromosome 12, RoL_Fcin_1.0, whole genome shotgun sequence encodes these proteins:
- the dglucy gene encoding D-glutamate cyclase, mitochondrial isoform X3: MLTAVKGARLSLRFFRSVCNKVSDHLRWLSPAELRLLIRNEDSRITTTSGLASGYQQANVVIVPKHLANDFEAFCRSNPGPLPLLYRSQAGETSCPLLAKDADIRTDVPQYRMYEDGVVAKSVSSLLDDSNSLSSACQKPSVQWSDMVTFYLGCSFGFEGSLKNAGVVLRNVEQGRNVSMYKTDVPCVGAGAFTCPLVVSMRPVPPAMLDAAVQATSRNPQAHGAPVHIGDAASLGIRDLSRPDYGDQVALQPGDVPVFWACGVTALEAIASSKPPLAFSHSPGCMFLTDVRDSSLVPDVPRGDKCGDAASVCFQISQHPLFYSLASQGAVAKIRRLDDIIGQDPGQRGIKALFIEDELLRSCMALSHASSVAITTGFPTHYMHSPPDETDGPPGAIAMATMLLSLGKQVTMVTDKRAVQMNQAIVDAAVTTGVLKSTIPLVTFEASVPNAALEFLCHRGDPAKPRYDHLVAIERTGRAEDGNYYNMRGINIKHLVDPIDDLFLAAKNIPGITTIGIGDGGNELGMGKVKEKVKSLMPKGDLIACDVPADYAVTAGVSNWGGYAVACGLYLLNTCPAHQQYRNKGLGADQQSPKELQDWTANLPSVKKEESILSTLVRFGIRSGKTAHLAMEVDGLTFHPTHSDVITSLLDVTLGSSQ; this comes from the exons ATGCTGACAGCTGTCAAAGGCGCAAGGCTCTCCTTAAGATTCTTCAGGAGTGTCTGTAACAAAG TGTCGGATCATTTACGTTGGTTGAGTCCTGCTGAATTAAGGCTGCTGATTAGGAATGAAGATTCCAGGATAACAACCACATCCGGATTAGCCAGTG gATACCAGCAGGCAAATGTCGTCATCGTTCCCAAACATCTGGCCAACGATTTTGAAGCCTTTTGTCGCAGTAATCCTGGACCTTTGCCACTCCTCTACCGCAGTCAAGCGGGTGAGACTTCGTGCCCGCTTCTGGCAAAGGATGCTGACATCAG GACAGACGTCCCACAATACCGAATGTATGAAGATGGCGTTGTTGCAAAAAGTGTCTCCAGCCTGCTGGACGACAGCAACTCACTCAG CAGCGCGTGTCAGAAGCCGTCCGTGCAGTGGTCAGACATGGTCACTTTCTATCTGGGCTGCAGTTTTGGCTTTGAGGGCAGCCTGAAGAACGCTGGAGTTGTGCTCAGGAATGTGGAGCAAGGCAGAAATGTTAGCATGTACAAG ACGGATGTTCCCTGTGTCGGGGCTGGTGCTTTCACTTGCCCTCTTGTGGTGTCCATGCGTCCAGTTCCACCTGCCATGTTGGATGCGGCAGTCCAGGCCACGAGCCGGAACCCGCAAGCGCATGGAGCACCTGTGCACATTGGGGACGCAG CTTCCCTCGGCATACGGGACCTGTCCAGACCGGATTACGGGGATCAGGTTGCGCTGCAGCCTGGAGATGTTCCAGTCTTCTGGGCCTGTGGAGTGACTGCCCTCGAGGCCATCGCCAGCAGCA AGCCACCATTGGCATTCAGTCACTCACCAGGCTGCATGTTCCTGACCGATGTGCGAGACTCCTCCCTCGTACCCGACGTCCCTCGCGGCGACAAATGTGGGGACGCGGCGAGCGTCTGCTTTCAGATATCCCAGCATCCCTTGTTTTACAGTCTGGCGTCGCAGGGGGCCGTGGCCAAGATCCGGCGGCTGGATGACATCATAGGCCAAGACCCAG GTCAACGGGGGATCAAAGCCTTGTTTATCGAAGATGAACTTCTGCGCTCCTGCATGGCGCTCTCTCACGCGTCCTCTGTGGCCATAACGACGGGCTTCCCCACACACTACATGCACAG TCCTCCTGATGAGACTGATGGCCCACCTGGAGctattgccatggcaaccatgCTGCTTTCCCTTGGCAAGCAAGTGACGATGGTGACGGACAAGAGAGCCGTACAGATGAATCAGGCCATCGTCGATGCGGCCGTGACGACGG GTGTCCTGAAATCAACAATCCCACTGGTCACCTTCGAAGCGAGTGTTCCCAACGCTGCGCTTGAGTTTTTGTGTCACCGGGGAGACCCCGCTAAGCCAAG GTAcgaccacctagtggcaatcgAGCGCACTGGACGAGCTGAGGATGGAAACTATTACAACATGAGGGGAATCAACATCAAACATCTGGTGGATCCAATTGACGACCTGTTTCTTGCCGCAAAGAACATTCCAGGAATCACCACGATAG GAATCGGTGACGGTGGAAATGAGTTGGGGATGGGGAAAGTCAAGGAGAAAGTCAAGAGTCTGATGCCAAAGGGGGATCTGATAGCGTGCGACGTTCCCGCTGACTACGCCGTCACTGCAG GGGTTTCCAACTGGGGAGGGTATGCTGTGGCCTGCGGCCTGTACCTGCTCAACACCTGCCCCGCCCACCAGCAATATCGAAACAAAGGCCTCGGAGCGGATCAGCAAAGCCCCAAAGAGTTGCAAGACTGGACTGCAAATCTGCCGTCAGTGAAGAAG GAGGAGTCCATCTTGTCAACTCTGGTGCGTTTTGGCATTCGAAGTGGGAAAACCGCTCATCTGGCTATGGAGGTGGATGGCTTGACCTTTCACCCCACACATTCTGACGTCATCACCAGTCTACTGGATGTCACTCTTGGCTCATCTCAAT AG
- the dglucy gene encoding D-glutamate cyclase, mitochondrial isoform X1: MLTAVKGARLSLRFFRSVCNKVSDHLRWLSPAELRLLIRNEDSRITTTSGLASGYQQANVVIVPKHLANDFEAFCRSNPGPLPLLYRSQAGETSCPLLAKDADIRTDVPQYRMYEDGVVAKSVSSLLDDSNSLSSACQKPSVQWSDMVTFYLGCSFGFEGSLKNAGVVLRNVEQGRNVSMYKTDVPCVGAGAFTCPLVVSMRPVPPAMLDAAVQATSRNPQAHGAPVHIGDAASLGIRDLSRPDYGDQVALQPGDVPVFWACGVTALEAIASSKPPLAFSHSPGCMFLTDVRDSSLVPDVPRGDKCGDAASVCFQISQHPLFYSLASQGAVAKIRRLDDIIGQDPGQRGIKALFIEDELLRSCMALSHASSVAITTGFPTHYMHSPPDETDGPPGAIAMATMLLSLGKQVTMVTDKRAVQMNQAIVDAAVTTGVLKSTIPLVTFEASVPNAALEFLCHRGDPAKPRYDHLVAIERTGRAEDGNYYNMRGINIKHLVDPIDDLFLAAKNIPGITTIGIGDGGNELGMGKVKEKVKSLMPKGDLIACDVPADYAVTAGVSNWGGYAVACGLYLLNTCPAHQQYRNKGLGADQQSPKELQDWTANLPSVKKEESILSTLVRFGIRSGKTAHLAMEVDGLTFHPTHSDVITSLLDVTLGSSQCEA; the protein is encoded by the exons ATGCTGACAGCTGTCAAAGGCGCAAGGCTCTCCTTAAGATTCTTCAGGAGTGTCTGTAACAAAG TGTCGGATCATTTACGTTGGTTGAGTCCTGCTGAATTAAGGCTGCTGATTAGGAATGAAGATTCCAGGATAACAACCACATCCGGATTAGCCAGTG gATACCAGCAGGCAAATGTCGTCATCGTTCCCAAACATCTGGCCAACGATTTTGAAGCCTTTTGTCGCAGTAATCCTGGACCTTTGCCACTCCTCTACCGCAGTCAAGCGGGTGAGACTTCGTGCCCGCTTCTGGCAAAGGATGCTGACATCAG GACAGACGTCCCACAATACCGAATGTATGAAGATGGCGTTGTTGCAAAAAGTGTCTCCAGCCTGCTGGACGACAGCAACTCACTCAG CAGCGCGTGTCAGAAGCCGTCCGTGCAGTGGTCAGACATGGTCACTTTCTATCTGGGCTGCAGTTTTGGCTTTGAGGGCAGCCTGAAGAACGCTGGAGTTGTGCTCAGGAATGTGGAGCAAGGCAGAAATGTTAGCATGTACAAG ACGGATGTTCCCTGTGTCGGGGCTGGTGCTTTCACTTGCCCTCTTGTGGTGTCCATGCGTCCAGTTCCACCTGCCATGTTGGATGCGGCAGTCCAGGCCACGAGCCGGAACCCGCAAGCGCATGGAGCACCTGTGCACATTGGGGACGCAG CTTCCCTCGGCATACGGGACCTGTCCAGACCGGATTACGGGGATCAGGTTGCGCTGCAGCCTGGAGATGTTCCAGTCTTCTGGGCCTGTGGAGTGACTGCCCTCGAGGCCATCGCCAGCAGCA AGCCACCATTGGCATTCAGTCACTCACCAGGCTGCATGTTCCTGACCGATGTGCGAGACTCCTCCCTCGTACCCGACGTCCCTCGCGGCGACAAATGTGGGGACGCGGCGAGCGTCTGCTTTCAGATATCCCAGCATCCCTTGTTTTACAGTCTGGCGTCGCAGGGGGCCGTGGCCAAGATCCGGCGGCTGGATGACATCATAGGCCAAGACCCAG GTCAACGGGGGATCAAAGCCTTGTTTATCGAAGATGAACTTCTGCGCTCCTGCATGGCGCTCTCTCACGCGTCCTCTGTGGCCATAACGACGGGCTTCCCCACACACTACATGCACAG TCCTCCTGATGAGACTGATGGCCCACCTGGAGctattgccatggcaaccatgCTGCTTTCCCTTGGCAAGCAAGTGACGATGGTGACGGACAAGAGAGCCGTACAGATGAATCAGGCCATCGTCGATGCGGCCGTGACGACGG GTGTCCTGAAATCAACAATCCCACTGGTCACCTTCGAAGCGAGTGTTCCCAACGCTGCGCTTGAGTTTTTGTGTCACCGGGGAGACCCCGCTAAGCCAAG GTAcgaccacctagtggcaatcgAGCGCACTGGACGAGCTGAGGATGGAAACTATTACAACATGAGGGGAATCAACATCAAACATCTGGTGGATCCAATTGACGACCTGTTTCTTGCCGCAAAGAACATTCCAGGAATCACCACGATAG GAATCGGTGACGGTGGAAATGAGTTGGGGATGGGGAAAGTCAAGGAGAAAGTCAAGAGTCTGATGCCAAAGGGGGATCTGATAGCGTGCGACGTTCCCGCTGACTACGCCGTCACTGCAG GGGTTTCCAACTGGGGAGGGTATGCTGTGGCCTGCGGCCTGTACCTGCTCAACACCTGCCCCGCCCACCAGCAATATCGAAACAAAGGCCTCGGAGCGGATCAGCAAAGCCCCAAAGAGTTGCAAGACTGGACTGCAAATCTGCCGTCAGTGAAGAAG GAGGAGTCCATCTTGTCAACTCTGGTGCGTTTTGGCATTCGAAGTGGGAAAACCGCTCATCTGGCTATGGAGGTGGATGGCTTGACCTTTCACCCCACACATTCTGACGTCATCACCAGTCTACTGGATGTCACTCTTGGCTCATCTCAATGTGAGGCGTGA
- the dglucy gene encoding D-glutamate cyclase, mitochondrial isoform X2, producing the protein MLTAVKGARLSLRFFRSVCNKVSDHLRWLSPAELRLLIRNEDSRITTTSGLASGYQQANVVIVPKHLANDFEAFCRSNPGPLPLLYRSQAGETSCPLLAKDADIRTDVPQYRMYEDGVVAKSVSSLLDDSNSLSACQKPSVQWSDMVTFYLGCSFGFEGSLKNAGVVLRNVEQGRNVSMYKTDVPCVGAGAFTCPLVVSMRPVPPAMLDAAVQATSRNPQAHGAPVHIGDAASLGIRDLSRPDYGDQVALQPGDVPVFWACGVTALEAIASSKPPLAFSHSPGCMFLTDVRDSSLVPDVPRGDKCGDAASVCFQISQHPLFYSLASQGAVAKIRRLDDIIGQDPGQRGIKALFIEDELLRSCMALSHASSVAITTGFPTHYMHSPPDETDGPPGAIAMATMLLSLGKQVTMVTDKRAVQMNQAIVDAAVTTGVLKSTIPLVTFEASVPNAALEFLCHRGDPAKPRYDHLVAIERTGRAEDGNYYNMRGINIKHLVDPIDDLFLAAKNIPGITTIGIGDGGNELGMGKVKEKVKSLMPKGDLIACDVPADYAVTAGVSNWGGYAVACGLYLLNTCPAHQQYRNKGLGADQQSPKELQDWTANLPSVKKEESILSTLVRFGIRSGKTAHLAMEVDGLTFHPTHSDVITSLLDVTLGSSQCEA; encoded by the exons ATGCTGACAGCTGTCAAAGGCGCAAGGCTCTCCTTAAGATTCTTCAGGAGTGTCTGTAACAAAG TGTCGGATCATTTACGTTGGTTGAGTCCTGCTGAATTAAGGCTGCTGATTAGGAATGAAGATTCCAGGATAACAACCACATCCGGATTAGCCAGTG gATACCAGCAGGCAAATGTCGTCATCGTTCCCAAACATCTGGCCAACGATTTTGAAGCCTTTTGTCGCAGTAATCCTGGACCTTTGCCACTCCTCTACCGCAGTCAAGCGGGTGAGACTTCGTGCCCGCTTCTGGCAAAGGATGCTGACATCAG GACAGACGTCCCACAATACCGAATGTATGAAGATGGCGTTGTTGCAAAAAGTGTCTCCAGCCTGCTGGACGACAGCAACTCACTCAG CGCGTGTCAGAAGCCGTCCGTGCAGTGGTCAGACATGGTCACTTTCTATCTGGGCTGCAGTTTTGGCTTTGAGGGCAGCCTGAAGAACGCTGGAGTTGTGCTCAGGAATGTGGAGCAAGGCAGAAATGTTAGCATGTACAAG ACGGATGTTCCCTGTGTCGGGGCTGGTGCTTTCACTTGCCCTCTTGTGGTGTCCATGCGTCCAGTTCCACCTGCCATGTTGGATGCGGCAGTCCAGGCCACGAGCCGGAACCCGCAAGCGCATGGAGCACCTGTGCACATTGGGGACGCAG CTTCCCTCGGCATACGGGACCTGTCCAGACCGGATTACGGGGATCAGGTTGCGCTGCAGCCTGGAGATGTTCCAGTCTTCTGGGCCTGTGGAGTGACTGCCCTCGAGGCCATCGCCAGCAGCA AGCCACCATTGGCATTCAGTCACTCACCAGGCTGCATGTTCCTGACCGATGTGCGAGACTCCTCCCTCGTACCCGACGTCCCTCGCGGCGACAAATGTGGGGACGCGGCGAGCGTCTGCTTTCAGATATCCCAGCATCCCTTGTTTTACAGTCTGGCGTCGCAGGGGGCCGTGGCCAAGATCCGGCGGCTGGATGACATCATAGGCCAAGACCCAG GTCAACGGGGGATCAAAGCCTTGTTTATCGAAGATGAACTTCTGCGCTCCTGCATGGCGCTCTCTCACGCGTCCTCTGTGGCCATAACGACGGGCTTCCCCACACACTACATGCACAG TCCTCCTGATGAGACTGATGGCCCACCTGGAGctattgccatggcaaccatgCTGCTTTCCCTTGGCAAGCAAGTGACGATGGTGACGGACAAGAGAGCCGTACAGATGAATCAGGCCATCGTCGATGCGGCCGTGACGACGG GTGTCCTGAAATCAACAATCCCACTGGTCACCTTCGAAGCGAGTGTTCCCAACGCTGCGCTTGAGTTTTTGTGTCACCGGGGAGACCCCGCTAAGCCAAG GTAcgaccacctagtggcaatcgAGCGCACTGGACGAGCTGAGGATGGAAACTATTACAACATGAGGGGAATCAACATCAAACATCTGGTGGATCCAATTGACGACCTGTTTCTTGCCGCAAAGAACATTCCAGGAATCACCACGATAG GAATCGGTGACGGTGGAAATGAGTTGGGGATGGGGAAAGTCAAGGAGAAAGTCAAGAGTCTGATGCCAAAGGGGGATCTGATAGCGTGCGACGTTCCCGCTGACTACGCCGTCACTGCAG GGGTTTCCAACTGGGGAGGGTATGCTGTGGCCTGCGGCCTGTACCTGCTCAACACCTGCCCCGCCCACCAGCAATATCGAAACAAAGGCCTCGGAGCGGATCAGCAAAGCCCCAAAGAGTTGCAAGACTGGACTGCAAATCTGCCGTCAGTGAAGAAG GAGGAGTCCATCTTGTCAACTCTGGTGCGTTTTGGCATTCGAAGTGGGAAAACCGCTCATCTGGCTATGGAGGTGGATGGCTTGACCTTTCACCCCACACATTCTGACGTCATCACCAGTCTACTGGATGTCACTCTTGGCTCATCTCAATGTGAGGCGTGA
- the dglucy gene encoding D-glutamate cyclase, mitochondrial isoform X5 translates to MSDHLRWLSPAELRLLIRNEDSRITTTSGLASGYQQANVVIVPKHLANDFEAFCRSNPGPLPLLYRSQAGETSCPLLAKDADIRTDVPQYRMYEDGVVAKSVSSLLDDSNSLSSACQKPSVQWSDMVTFYLGCSFGFEGSLKNAGVVLRNVEQGRNVSMYKTDVPCVGAGAFTCPLVVSMRPVPPAMLDAAVQATSRNPQAHGAPVHIGDAASLGIRDLSRPDYGDQVALQPGDVPVFWACGVTALEAIASSKPPLAFSHSPGCMFLTDVRDSSLVPDVPRGDKCGDAASVCFQISQHPLFYSLASQGAVAKIRRLDDIIGQDPGQRGIKALFIEDELLRSCMALSHASSVAITTGFPTHYMHSPPDETDGPPGAIAMATMLLSLGKQVTMVTDKRAVQMNQAIVDAAVTTGVLKSTIPLVTFEASVPNAALEFLCHRGDPAKPRYDHLVAIERTGRAEDGNYYNMRGINIKHLVDPIDDLFLAAKNIPGITTIGIGDGGNELGMGKVKEKVKSLMPKGDLIACDVPADYAVTAGVSNWGGYAVACGLYLLNTCPAHQQYRNKGLGADQQSPKELQDWTANLPSVKKEESILSTLVRFGIRSGKTAHLAMEVDGLTFHPTHSDVITSLLDVTLGSSQCEA, encoded by the exons A TGTCGGATCATTTACGTTGGTTGAGTCCTGCTGAATTAAGGCTGCTGATTAGGAATGAAGATTCCAGGATAACAACCACATCCGGATTAGCCAGTG gATACCAGCAGGCAAATGTCGTCATCGTTCCCAAACATCTGGCCAACGATTTTGAAGCCTTTTGTCGCAGTAATCCTGGACCTTTGCCACTCCTCTACCGCAGTCAAGCGGGTGAGACTTCGTGCCCGCTTCTGGCAAAGGATGCTGACATCAG GACAGACGTCCCACAATACCGAATGTATGAAGATGGCGTTGTTGCAAAAAGTGTCTCCAGCCTGCTGGACGACAGCAACTCACTCAG CAGCGCGTGTCAGAAGCCGTCCGTGCAGTGGTCAGACATGGTCACTTTCTATCTGGGCTGCAGTTTTGGCTTTGAGGGCAGCCTGAAGAACGCTGGAGTTGTGCTCAGGAATGTGGAGCAAGGCAGAAATGTTAGCATGTACAAG ACGGATGTTCCCTGTGTCGGGGCTGGTGCTTTCACTTGCCCTCTTGTGGTGTCCATGCGTCCAGTTCCACCTGCCATGTTGGATGCGGCAGTCCAGGCCACGAGCCGGAACCCGCAAGCGCATGGAGCACCTGTGCACATTGGGGACGCAG CTTCCCTCGGCATACGGGACCTGTCCAGACCGGATTACGGGGATCAGGTTGCGCTGCAGCCTGGAGATGTTCCAGTCTTCTGGGCCTGTGGAGTGACTGCCCTCGAGGCCATCGCCAGCAGCA AGCCACCATTGGCATTCAGTCACTCACCAGGCTGCATGTTCCTGACCGATGTGCGAGACTCCTCCCTCGTACCCGACGTCCCTCGCGGCGACAAATGTGGGGACGCGGCGAGCGTCTGCTTTCAGATATCCCAGCATCCCTTGTTTTACAGTCTGGCGTCGCAGGGGGCCGTGGCCAAGATCCGGCGGCTGGATGACATCATAGGCCAAGACCCAG GTCAACGGGGGATCAAAGCCTTGTTTATCGAAGATGAACTTCTGCGCTCCTGCATGGCGCTCTCTCACGCGTCCTCTGTGGCCATAACGACGGGCTTCCCCACACACTACATGCACAG TCCTCCTGATGAGACTGATGGCCCACCTGGAGctattgccatggcaaccatgCTGCTTTCCCTTGGCAAGCAAGTGACGATGGTGACGGACAAGAGAGCCGTACAGATGAATCAGGCCATCGTCGATGCGGCCGTGACGACGG GTGTCCTGAAATCAACAATCCCACTGGTCACCTTCGAAGCGAGTGTTCCCAACGCTGCGCTTGAGTTTTTGTGTCACCGGGGAGACCCCGCTAAGCCAAG GTAcgaccacctagtggcaatcgAGCGCACTGGACGAGCTGAGGATGGAAACTATTACAACATGAGGGGAATCAACATCAAACATCTGGTGGATCCAATTGACGACCTGTTTCTTGCCGCAAAGAACATTCCAGGAATCACCACGATAG GAATCGGTGACGGTGGAAATGAGTTGGGGATGGGGAAAGTCAAGGAGAAAGTCAAGAGTCTGATGCCAAAGGGGGATCTGATAGCGTGCGACGTTCCCGCTGACTACGCCGTCACTGCAG GGGTTTCCAACTGGGGAGGGTATGCTGTGGCCTGCGGCCTGTACCTGCTCAACACCTGCCCCGCCCACCAGCAATATCGAAACAAAGGCCTCGGAGCGGATCAGCAAAGCCCCAAAGAGTTGCAAGACTGGACTGCAAATCTGCCGTCAGTGAAGAAG GAGGAGTCCATCTTGTCAACTCTGGTGCGTTTTGGCATTCGAAGTGGGAAAACCGCTCATCTGGCTATGGAGGTGGATGGCTTGACCTTTCACCCCACACATTCTGACGTCATCACCAGTCTACTGGATGTCACTCTTGGCTCATCTCAATGTGAGGCGTGA
- the ldah gene encoding lipid droplet-associated hydrolase isoform X2, translating into MQNTVTDSRNVAQTDFIYCYGAITEVLRCGPTHLHSGQKVLVLVIPGNPGLVGFYRTFIQTLYDLFGCHHPVWAVSHAGHCMPPASMEMVEDADSTVDRDTFGLNGQIEHKLAFLRKHVPKETNLILVGHSIGCYIILEIMKRDASLKGKVATPVLCHMRYVAYLSIFLLSLLPETLKRSLVQLVLAGIGSLDHSVVQPTVDLLGGDSAANAVYMAGQEMRKVLERDDRTIKKNLQKLIFYYGAADHWCPVQYYREIKKDFPTGDFRLCENGFRHAFVLDAGREVAKMVAEWIQSHLRS; encoded by the exons ATGCAAAACACGGTGACCGACAGTAGGAATGTAGCACAAACAGATTTCATCTATTGCTATGGAGCCATCACAGAGGTTCTAAGATGTGGTCCTACTCACTTGCACAGTGGACAAAAAGTGCTTGTTTTAGTTATTCCTG GTAACCCTGGTTTAGTGGGGTTTTACAGAACCTTCATCCAAACACTTTATGATCTGTTTGGCTGCCATCACCCAGTGTGGGCTGTAAGTCATGCTGGCCACTGTATGCCACCTGCATCCATGGAGATGGTGGAAG ATGCCGACTCAACAGTTGATCGCGACACGTTTGGTCTCAACGGTCAGATCGAACACAAGTTGGCCTTTCTGAGAAAACATGTCCCAAAGGAGACCAACCTCATCCTGGTGGGACACTCCATCGGCTGCTACATCATTTTGGAGATCATGAAGAGAGATGCCAGTCTTAAG GGGAAGGTCGCGACCCCTGTGCTGTGCCACATGCGCTACGTCGCCTACCTGTCGATTTTCCTGCTGTCTCTACTGCCCGAGACCCTCAAACGCAGTCTGGTCCAACTGGTTCTTGCTGGTATTGGCTCTCTGGACCACTCCGTCGTCCAGCCGACTGTGGACCTGCTCGGTGGCGATTCTGCAG ctaATGCTGTGTACATGGCGGGGCAGGAAATGAGAAAAGTTTTGGAAAGAGATGACAGGACCATTAAGAAAAACCTTCAAAAG CTCATATTTTATTATGGAGCAGCAGACCACTGGTGTCCTGTCCAATATTATCGTGAGATCAAGAAGGACTTCCCAACTGGAGATTTCAGACTTTGTGAAAACGGATTTCGTCACGCTTTTGTTTTGGACGCGGGGAGAGAAGTTGCAAAAATGGTCGCCGAATGGATCCAGAGCCATTTGAGGAGTTGA
- the ldah gene encoding lipid droplet-associated hydrolase isoform X1 — translation MQNTVTDSRNVAQTDFIYCYGAITEVLRCGPTHLHSGQKVLVLVIPGNPGLVGFYRTFIQTLYDLFGCHHPVWAVSHAGHCMPPASMEMVEDADSTVDRDTFGLNGQIEHKLAFLRKHVPKETNLILVGHSIGCYIILEIMKRDASLKIVKAVMLFPTIERMALTPQGKVATPVLCHMRYVAYLSIFLLSLLPETLKRSLVQLVLAGIGSLDHSVVQPTVDLLGGDSAANAVYMAGQEMRKVLERDDRTIKKNLQKLIFYYGAADHWCPVQYYREIKKDFPTGDFRLCENGFRHAFVLDAGREVAKMVAEWIQSHLRS, via the exons ATGCAAAACACGGTGACCGACAGTAGGAATGTAGCACAAACAGATTTCATCTATTGCTATGGAGCCATCACAGAGGTTCTAAGATGTGGTCCTACTCACTTGCACAGTGGACAAAAAGTGCTTGTTTTAGTTATTCCTG GTAACCCTGGTTTAGTGGGGTTTTACAGAACCTTCATCCAAACACTTTATGATCTGTTTGGCTGCCATCACCCAGTGTGGGCTGTAAGTCATGCTGGCCACTGTATGCCACCTGCATCCATGGAGATGGTGGAAG ATGCCGACTCAACAGTTGATCGCGACACGTTTGGTCTCAACGGTCAGATCGAACACAAGTTGGCCTTTCTGAGAAAACATGTCCCAAAGGAGACCAACCTCATCCTGGTGGGACACTCCATCGGCTGCTACATCATTTTGGAGATCATGAAGAGAGATGCCAGTCTTAAG ATTGTGAAGGCCGTCATGCTGTTCCCCACTATTGAACGCATGGCACTGACTCCCCAGGGGAAGGTCGCGACCCCTGTGCTGTGCCACATGCGCTACGTCGCCTACCTGTCGATTTTCCTGCTGTCTCTACTGCCCGAGACCCTCAAACGCAGTCTGGTCCAACTGGTTCTTGCTGGTATTGGCTCTCTGGACCACTCCGTCGTCCAGCCGACTGTGGACCTGCTCGGTGGCGATTCTGCAG ctaATGCTGTGTACATGGCGGGGCAGGAAATGAGAAAAGTTTTGGAAAGAGATGACAGGACCATTAAGAAAAACCTTCAAAAG CTCATATTTTATTATGGAGCAGCAGACCACTGGTGTCCTGTCCAATATTATCGTGAGATCAAGAAGGACTTCCCAACTGGAGATTTCAGACTTTGTGAAAACGGATTTCGTCACGCTTTTGTTTTGGACGCGGGGAGAGAAGTTGCAAAAATGGTCGCCGAATGGATCCAGAGCCATTTGAGGAGTTGA
- the dio2 gene encoding type II iodothyronine deiodinase, which translates to MRAVTEPRNSSCERHKMGMAGEDVLVTLQILPGFFSNCLFLALYDSVVLVKRIVSLLSCSGAAGSDERRRMLTTAGLRSIWNSFLLDAYKKVKLGCEAPNSKVVKVSASPQRSSKNEQQAAVVRIRDECHLLDFESSGRPLVVNFGSVTUPPFVSHLPAFRRLVEDFSDVADFLLVYIDEAHPSDGWVAPPMGPCSFSVRKHRSLEERLCAARKLMDRFALPPQCQLVADCMDNNANVAYGVANERVCIVQRRKVRYLGGKGPFFYNLKDARQWLEQSYGKR; encoded by the exons ATGCGGGCAGTGACTGAGCCGCGCAACAGCAGCTGTGAGCGGCACAAAATGGGGATGGCCGGCGAAGATGTGCTGGTGACGCTCCAAATATTGCCAGGCTTCTTTTCCAACTGTCTCTTCCTGGCGCTGTACGACTCGGTGGTGCTGGTGAAGCGGATCGTTTCGCTGCTGAGCTGCTCCGGGGCCGCCGGCTCGGACGAGCGGCGCCGCATGCTGACGACGGCTGGGCTGCGCTCCATCTGGAATAGTTTCTTGCTGGACGCTTACAAAAag GTCAAACTCGGCTGCGAGGCACCCAACTCCAAAGTGGTGAAGGTGTCGGCGAGCCCTCAGCGGAGCAGCAAGAACGAGCAACAGGCCGCTGTGGTCCGAATCCGGGACGAGTGCCACCTCCTGGATTTTGAATCGTCGGGTCGCCCTCTAGTGGTCAACTTCGGCTCGGTCACATGACCCCCCTTCGTCAGCCACCTGCCGGCTTTCCGGCGCTTGGTGGAAGACTTCAGCGATGTGGCGGATTTTCTGCTGGTGTACATTGACGAGGCGCACCCGTCTGACGGCTGGGTGGCCCCGCCCATGGGCCCCTGCTCGTTCAGCGTCCGCAAGCATCGGAGTCTCGAAGAGAGGCTGTGCGCGGCGCGCAAGCTGATGGACCGCTTTGCTCTGCCGCCGCAGTGTCAGCTGGTTGCTGACTGTATGGACAACAACGCCAACGTGGCTTACGGCGTGGCCAATGAACGCGTGTGCATCGTGCAACGCAGAAAGGTTCGCTATCTGGGCGGCAAGGGCCCTTTTTTTTACAACCTGAAGGATGCGCGGCAGTGGCTGGAACAAAGCTACGGCAAACGGTAG